AGCTTCACTAGGCAAGGGCCAAGGGATTGCTGTAGTTGGCAGCAAAACTTACAAGGGCTGGACCGCAGCTCAATTGAAAAAAGTTGTGGATATGCGCTACTTGTTCATTATCGGTGGGATTCCGCTGGTGCTGAAAAAAGGAAGATTCTTATAAGATGCGTCACTGCAGCGTGCAGGTGCGTGGACTGTTGACTCGTGAAGAATTGGACCGATATAACGGATTGATTGAGGTTGGATCTTATTTAGAGGATCAGAATCAGTACGATCTAGCTTATGTTGTTCAAAAGGAAATTGATCTGCTCATTCTTCCTGGCATTGAACGTTTGAAGGAAAAAGGACGGGCTCGTGACCGGGCTACGGCTGAATATTTGGAAAGTCTGCGTGATGATGAAGATGACAGCGAAGAAAATGGGGAAGCATGAGCTTCGGTGTCGTTAATTTAATGAATATAGCATTTAAAAAGGGTGAGTCTCCATAAGATCTGGAGACTCACCCTTTTTGTTACAGTTTGAGCATTTCCTCAAAGGATTCGAGCGTCAGCAAATTTCCGACATAAAAAGGTCCGAATTCGCCGTAGCGGGCACTAACTTCGTCAAAGCGCATTTCGTAGACCAACTTCTTGAATTGCAGCGGATCTTCAGCGAACAGGGTTACGCCCCATTCCCAATCATCAAAACCTACGGAACCAGTAATAACCTGCTTCACCTTACCTGCATAGCCTCGTCCGATTAATCCGTGAGAAGCCATTAGCTCCCGACGTTTGTTCATATCAAGCATGTACCAGTTATCGGCTAGCTCGCGTTTTTTGTTCATTGGATAGAAACAAATATGCTTCGCTTGCGGTAAAATAGGTTTTAGACGTGCGATAACATGTGGATTCTGCATAGGGTCGCTACCATCGCTACCCCCCGCAAGGTAGTTGCTTAATTCCACAATACTTACATAGGAATAAGCTTTAGTTGTATATTGAGCAAAAGCTATTTTGTTAAAGGCTGTCTCAAGCTGGTTCAGATCTTCCAAGCTTTCACGCAAGAACATCATTACGAAATCTGCCTTCTGGCCAATGATGGAATATACCGCGGTGCTGCCTTCCTTAGCTTCTTCGACAGCGTCCCATTCCTGCATAAAAGCATGTAATTCTTCTAGAGCAACGGCACGTTCTTCATCATCTGCTGCCGTCCAAGCGGTCCAGTTCAGTGAGCGGAAGTCATGCAAGGCATACCAGCCTTCCAGTGTCATAGCGGCTTCGTTCATGATCTCACTCCTTTAAAGTTTTACGAAGCATAAGCTCCGCTGAATAACATCGTGTAAAACTTACATCGGAAGCATACGCTTGTTTTACGAAGCATAAGCTTCGCTGAATAACATCGTGTAAAACTCGCTACGAAGCTCCTGCATCATAGACTATGTATGATTCATTAATCTATATGCATTGTATCGCAATCAAGTTGCTTAGAGCAAATGATGACATTCCGGCGTAAGAGAAATAGATCTAATTTTGAATAAAGTTCATTGCTTCGTGACATTTTTTCTAGTAAACTTACTAATAGTTCGTATAAGATGTGCGCTTCTTTATAGAAAGGGGTAGTGACGGTAAGATGGGGTTTATTCCGGTGTTTATCCTAACCGTTTTATTCTTTGTGATGATGTTTGGTATTGGATTTATTCTTAACATGTTAATGAAGACAACCTGGTTTCCTGCTTATCTGTTCGTACTAATTATTCTACCCGTTGTAATTTATTCCATTTGGGATAGAAGTGCATTGACACTCTGGGAGCATCTTTCTAGCTTCCATTTCGTTGATTACCTAACAGGTGTCGCTGGTCTAGCAGGTGCCATTCTGAGTGGGTGGACGATTCAGAAGCTTCGTTTTGGTGGTTATAAAATGTTTTGAATATATTTACGAGAAACGGATACCTTCCTCCTTAGAGGACAGCGAAGCCGTTTCTTCTTGTTTAATAGAGGTAGATATTCGTAAGGAAAAGCTGATTATAGCGAAAAGAGTCGGAATTGGTAGTTTATTTACATTTCCGGCGGCGTTTTTTATGGTAGAATAGAATCCTGTATGAATTCGTGAAAACAAGGGGGGATCCGTAGATGCGCATGAGTAACTTACATCATTTCACCGAACATCATCGGTACTGCGTTTCCCGCGAATTTGGTCTTAGTGTTATAGATGGACGTATGCTTAGCTCTGTGTATCAACCTATGGTAGGGGCTTTTGCAATCAGTTTCTATCGCTTGCTGGTTGAACATGTGCCAGCGGATAGCATTGGCTATTCTGGAGTGGAGCAACAGCGCAGGCTATTTATGACGCTAGGCGTTGAACCGAATGAGAAAGGCCGCAAATATTTAATAGATCAGGCTTCCCGGTTAGAAGCAGTAGGTCTGCTGCAGACCTGCCGAATTTATGTGCCGGAAACCGATGATTACTTATATGAATATGAGCTAATGCCGCCGCTATCACCAGCTGACTTTTTTGCTACTCAGCATTTGACATTGCTGTTACGTGATAAGATTGGCAAATTTGCTGTGCTGTCCTTACGGGAACAATTCTGGAATCGAGAGCCAGAAGAGTGGAGTCGCAGATCTATAGGCAAAGAGAATATATCCGTGCCATTTTACGATATTTTTCAACTCAATACACATGTCATTGATTATGAGCTGGAGCAGGCACTTGCAGAAGTAGCCTCTGTGCGGCAGCCTGGTATGCGTGAATCTGGAGATCAAGCGATCGGATATAGTGATATTATTTTGCGTTTTCCACGGGAGTCTGTGAACCGGGCTCATGTAGAAAAACTTCGTTTTGACCATACTCAAATGGGTGTTATTAACTATGTAGCTCATAAGTATGAACTTAGTCCTCAGGACTTATGTCGTTTGCTGGATGAGGATGGTGTATTCTCACCGGAAGGCGAGGTAATACTGGATGCACTGCAATATAAGGCGAGCCAGCATTTCAGGCAAGATATGAAACGACAAGAAAAGCGTGAAATTGCAGCTGCCAAGGTTGTGTCCATCCGTTCCAGTGCCGCTGAAGAGAATGATGATTCAATAGCACCACCGGAGCAATCTGTAGAGATGGAGTATTATGTAGAAGTACCACCACAATTTTTGTCCAAATGCGACATTCACCAATATAATATGATGCTGCGGAACGAACCTTATACGCGGCTGCTTCAAACCTTTTTCCCAGGTACAGTACCTAGTCATTTAATGGATATGTTCGAGAAGATAGATTTGAACTATAAGCTAAGTGGTGAAGTAATTAACGTCCTCATTCATTATTTAATGACCATGGTAGCCTCAGGTGGAGAACAGCGAATGAACCGCAATTTTGTAGAGGCCATCGCCTCCAATATGCTGGTTAAACAAGTGAATACCTACGAGAAGGCTGTAAAATATATTAGGGATCAGTCCAAAGTGAAAGGCAAGGGAGCCACAGCTAACACTACGTCAGGATCTCGATCACGTTCATATGCCAAAAATACAGGCAGATCTGCTAAACCGGAAATCCCAATTGTGCTGGATGATGGAAGTGCG
This window of the Paenibacillus sp. FSL R10-2734 genome carries:
- a CDS encoding YuiB family protein; its protein translation is MGFIPVFILTVLFFVMMFGIGFILNMLMKTTWFPAYLFVLIILPVVIYSIWDRSALTLWEHLSSFHFVDYLTGVAGLAGAILSGWTIQKLRFGGYKMF
- a CDS encoding DnaD domain protein; its protein translation is MRMSNLHHFTEHHRYCVSREFGLSVIDGRMLSSVYQPMVGAFAISFYRLLVEHVPADSIGYSGVEQQRRLFMTLGVEPNEKGRKYLIDQASRLEAVGLLQTCRIYVPETDDYLYEYELMPPLSPADFFATQHLTLLLRDKIGKFAVLSLREQFWNREPEEWSRRSIGKENISVPFYDIFQLNTHVIDYELEQALAEVASVRQPGMRESGDQAIGYSDIILRFPRESVNRAHVEKLRFDHTQMGVINYVAHKYELSPQDLCRLLDEDGVFSPEGEVILDALQYKASQHFRQDMKRQEKREIAAAKVVSIRSSAAEENDDSIAPPEQSVEMEYYVEVPPQFLSKCDIHQYNMMLRNEPYTRLLQTFFPGTVPSHLMDMFEKIDLNYKLSGEVINVLIHYLMTMVASGGEQRMNRNFVEAIASNMLVKQVNTYEKAVKYIRDQSKVKGKGATANTTSGSRSRSYAKNTGRSAKPEIPIVLDDGSAGTVSEEEFAAMMKKAAEIKANKKKGVSQAP
- the hemQ gene encoding hydrogen peroxide-dependent heme synthase — translated: MNEAAMTLEGWYALHDFRSLNWTAWTAADDEERAVALEELHAFMQEWDAVEEAKEGSTAVYSIIGQKADFVMMFLRESLEDLNQLETAFNKIAFAQYTTKAYSYVSIVELSNYLAGGSDGSDPMQNPHVIARLKPILPQAKHICFYPMNKKRELADNWYMLDMNKRRELMASHGLIGRGYAGKVKQVITGSVGFDDWEWGVTLFAEDPLQFKKLVYEMRFDEVSARYGEFGPFYVGNLLTLESFEEMLKL